The Streptomyces sp. NBC_00344 genome includes a window with the following:
- a CDS encoding response regulator transcription factor, translated as MTDSPIRLLLADDHPVVRAGLRAVLETEPGLTVAAESATAEDAVARAAEGDVDVVLMDLQFGKGMGGAEATAQITARPGAPRVLIVTTYDSDADTLPAIEAGAIGYLLKDAHPEDLAAAVRTAAAGRTTLAPAVADRLMHRLRTPATTLTRRETEVIALVAEGLSNQAVGQRLHLTEGTVKSHLARSYTKLGVDSRTAAVATATGLGLIRR; from the coding sequence GTGACCGACAGCCCCATCAGACTGCTCCTGGCCGACGACCACCCGGTGGTGCGGGCCGGGCTCCGCGCCGTGCTGGAGACCGAACCGGGACTCACGGTGGCGGCCGAATCCGCCACCGCCGAGGACGCCGTTGCCCGCGCTGCCGAAGGGGACGTCGACGTCGTGCTGATGGACCTGCAGTTCGGCAAGGGGATGGGTGGCGCCGAGGCCACCGCCCAGATCACCGCCCGGCCGGGTGCCCCCCGCGTTCTGATCGTCACCACCTACGACTCCGACGCCGACACCCTGCCCGCCATCGAGGCCGGCGCCATCGGCTACCTCCTCAAGGACGCGCATCCCGAGGACCTGGCCGCCGCCGTACGCACCGCCGCGGCCGGGCGTACCACGCTGGCTCCCGCCGTCGCGGACCGCCTCATGCACCGGCTCCGCACCCCTGCAACCACCCTGACCCGGCGCGAGACCGAGGTCATCGCACTGGTCGCCGAAGGCCTGTCCAACCAGGCTGTCGGCCAACGGCTCCACCTCACTGAGGGCACCGTCAAGTCCCACCTGGCCCGCAGCTACACCAAACTAGGGGTCGACTCCCGCACCGCCGCCGTGGCCACCGCCACCGGACTCGGCCTCATCCGCCGCTGA
- a CDS encoding DUF6400 family protein — MNQDNAAGLTPFSIDLTFEEARRRAEVVAALGPDWDPVAALRGEDEAYDLLYSGLDAEQQRTYDMLVAAGVLPGEEPGRAATH, encoded by the coding sequence ATGAACCAGGACAACGCCGCCGGCCTCACTCCCTTCTCCATCGACCTGACCTTTGAGGAAGCCCGGCGACGGGCCGAGGTCGTGGCCGCGCTCGGACCCGACTGGGACCCGGTGGCCGCCCTCCGAGGCGAGGACGAAGCGTATGACCTCCTCTACTCGGGCCTGGACGCGGAGCAGCAGCGCACCTACGACATGCTGGTAGCGGCTGGTGTCCTGCCTGGGGAGGAGCCGGGCCGTGCGGCTACCCATTGA
- a CDS encoding ATP-binding protein codes for MNLSYLGDHVALDVVDDGAGFDTGQLPAPDPQSGGFGLAAMRARMRAVDGTLTVESAAGHGTTLAARLPFSPPLNSEPEAHR; via the coding sequence ATCAACCTCAGCTATCTCGGCGACCACGTCGCGCTCGATGTAGTCGACGACGGCGCAGGCTTCGACACCGGCCAACTGCCCGCCCCCGACCCCCAAAGTGGCGGCTTCGGGCTGGCAGCCATGCGCGCCCGCATGCGCGCCGTTGACGGCACCCTTACCGTCGAATCCGCCGCCGGCCACGGCACGACCCTGGCCGCCCGGCTACCGTTCAGCCCTCCCCTCAACAGCGAACCCGAGGCCCACCGGTGA